One window of the Natrinema sp. CBA1119 genome contains the following:
- a CDS encoding J domain-containing protein: protein MTDDFYDLLEISPDASQDEIKDAYREQVRVYHPDLNDDDRAQAQFTAVKTAYDILGDPVERQAYDRLGHRDYVAKRTSGLPSPDVWQSDEDEEAADGTELSYSESETESASASTASSATASSETAGSSGTSSSRSSATAGATGATSAAGAASAGTAGSTSSATGASNATGTATGAGTGTGAPGGSASGPTSQAGGTAHGTGQSSGTGTASGSRSEPTTPNPLVRWWRRQNFSLPLIWLSVIVYTVGLGHFALENGESLESLWADVRATGADPSGILSLLSESRHGIETMTTFVGGVEFVTPPLEPTLWYAALAGVVALALSALLVTRAVSREETWGAVTINETIVVALAVAAATTLIGGPLLAGTVLMPLLFAVIIRNTKRLPGWAPSYLYVVPVLAPAAGFGAAAAGVATLPVDLAAFVILPLLGGLALPLRTTVRKHFGR, encoded by the coding sequence ATGACAGATGATTTTTACGACCTTCTCGAGATCTCTCCCGACGCCTCCCAGGACGAGATCAAGGACGCGTACCGCGAACAGGTCCGGGTCTATCACCCCGACCTGAACGACGACGACCGCGCGCAGGCCCAGTTCACCGCGGTCAAGACGGCCTACGATATTCTCGGCGATCCGGTCGAGCGCCAGGCCTACGATCGGCTCGGTCACAGGGACTACGTCGCGAAACGGACCAGCGGCCTCCCCTCGCCCGACGTCTGGCAGAGCGATGAGGACGAGGAGGCGGCAGACGGAACGGAGCTGAGCTACTCGGAATCGGAGACGGAATCCGCCTCCGCGTCGACCGCGTCGTCGGCGACGGCCAGCTCCGAGACGGCCGGGTCGAGCGGGACGAGCTCGAGTCGGTCGTCGGCAACGGCGGGTGCGACCGGGGCGACATCGGCGGCCGGCGCGGCCTCGGCCGGGACCGCCGGAAGCACCTCGAGTGCGACCGGGGCCAGCAATGCGACGGGAACCGCCACCGGGGCCGGAACGGGGACGGGGGCTCCCGGTGGGAGCGCCTCGGGGCCGACGAGCCAGGCCGGTGGAACGGCTCACGGAACCGGTCAGTCGAGCGGAACCGGAACTGCGTCCGGCTCTCGATCGGAACCGACGACTCCCAATCCGCTCGTTCGCTGGTGGCGGCGACAGAACTTCTCGCTGCCGTTGATCTGGTTGTCCGTGATCGTCTACACCGTCGGTCTCGGACACTTCGCGCTCGAGAACGGCGAGTCACTCGAATCGCTCTGGGCCGACGTCCGCGCGACGGGCGCGGATCCGTCTGGGATCCTGTCACTGCTTTCGGAGAGCCGTCACGGAATCGAGACGATGACGACGTTCGTCGGGGGCGTCGAGTTCGTGACGCCGCCGCTCGAGCCGACACTGTGGTACGCTGCGCTGGCGGGCGTCGTCGCGCTCGCACTGAGCGCCCTGCTCGTAACTCGCGCCGTCAGCCGGGAGGAGACGTGGGGGGCAGTGACGATCAACGAGACGATCGTCGTCGCCCTCGCGGTGGCCGCCGCGACGACGCTGATCGGCGGTCCCCTGCTCGCGGGGACGGTGCTCATGCCGCTCCTGTTCGCCGTGATCATCCGCAACACGAAGCGCTTGCCCGGCTGGGCGCCGTCGTATCTGTACGTGGTTCCCGTGCTCGCGCCGGCCGCCGGCTTCGGCGCTGCGGCGGCCGGTGTCGCCACGCTTCCCGTCGATCTCGCCGCGTTCGTGATCCTGCCGCTGCTCGGCGGACTGGCGCTGCCCCTGCGGACGACCGTCAGGAAACACTTCGGCCGTTGA
- a CDS encoding bifunctional 4-hydroxy-2-oxoglutarate aldolase/2-dehydro-3-deoxy-phosphogluconate aldolase: MTEKRVVRERIVDSGVIAVLRGIDENQIVPVARAIHDAGVDALEITADGTRAAEQIAAVDRELAATDAVVGAGTVLDAPTAQSMIDAGASFVVSPHTDADVVRTCNRHGALVAPGVMTPTEAVTAMEAGADLLKMFPASTVGPGHIGALAGPLGDVDIVPTGGVSRDNVADFFDAGAVAVGAGGAIVDDAAIADGDMDQVRATAASFVDAVEAARDE; encoded by the coding sequence ATGACCGAGAAACGGGTCGTCAGGGAACGGATCGTCGACAGTGGTGTCATCGCGGTCCTCCGCGGTATCGATGAGAACCAAATCGTCCCGGTCGCTCGCGCGATTCATGACGCCGGGGTCGACGCGCTCGAGATCACGGCCGACGGGACGCGCGCGGCCGAGCAGATCGCGGCCGTCGACCGGGAGCTCGCGGCCACCGACGCGGTCGTCGGCGCGGGGACCGTTCTCGACGCGCCAACCGCACAGTCGATGATCGACGCGGGTGCGTCGTTCGTCGTCTCGCCCCACACCGACGCGGACGTGGTCCGAACCTGCAACCGACACGGCGCCCTCGTCGCCCCGGGAGTGATGACGCCGACCGAGGCCGTGACGGCGATGGAAGCCGGCGCGGATCTCCTCAAAATGTTCCCCGCGTCGACGGTCGGGCCGGGCCACATCGGCGCGCTCGCGGGGCCGCTCGGCGACGTCGACATCGTTCCGACGGGCGGCGTCTCGCGCGACAACGTCGCCGACTTCTTCGACGCCGGCGCCGTGGCCGTCGGAGCCGGCGGCGCGATCGTGGACGACGCGGCCATTGCCGACGGAGACATGGATCAGGTTCGAGCGACGGCGGCGTCGTTCGTCGACGCGGTCGAGGCGGCGCGCGACGAGTAG
- a CDS encoding transcription elongation factor Spt5, with amino-acid sequence MGIFAVKTTASQERTVADMIINREEPDIHAALAPDSLTSYVMVEAEGDAVLNRVLEDIPHARSIVPGESDISEVEHFLSPKPDVEGIAEGDIVELIAGPFKGEKAQVQRIDEGKDQVTVELYEATVPIPVTVRGDQIRVLDSDER; translated from the coding sequence ATGGGCATCTTCGCTGTCAAAACGACGGCGAGCCAGGAGCGAACCGTCGCGGATATGATTATCAACCGCGAGGAGCCGGATATTCACGCCGCGCTCGCCCCTGACTCGCTGACCTCCTACGTGATGGTCGAGGCCGAAGGCGACGCCGTCCTCAACCGGGTCCTCGAGGACATTCCGCACGCACGGAGCATCGTTCCTGGCGAGTCAGACATCTCTGAGGTCGAACACTTCCTCTCGCCGAAGCCGGACGTCGAAGGGATCGCCGAGGGCGACATCGTCGAACTCATCGCCGGTCCGTTCAAGGGCGAGAAGGCCCAGGTCCAGCGCATCGACGAGGGGAAGGATCAGGTGACGGTCGAACTCTACGAGGCGACGGTTCCGATTCCGGTGACAGTGCGTGGCGACCAGATTCGCGTGCTGGACAGTGACGAGCGCTAA
- a CDS encoding transcription factor S, with product MQFCDDCGSMMKARGDRMVCTNDDCGASSERDREQEDAFVTTESQTDGEVIESSEEANFEGKPKATDIICDECGAEEAWYTLKQTASADEPPTRFFKCTECGYRWREYN from the coding sequence ATGCAGTTTTGCGACGACTGCGGTTCGATGATGAAAGCCCGCGGCGACCGCATGGTCTGTACGAACGACGACTGCGGAGCCTCGAGCGAACGTGACCGCGAGCAGGAAGACGCGTTTGTCACGACGGAGTCACAGACCGACGGCGAGGTGATCGAATCCAGCGAGGAGGCCAACTTCGAGGGAAAACCGAAGGCGACGGACATCATCTGCGACGAGTGCGGTGCCGAGGAGGCGTGGTACACGCTCAAGCAGACCGCCTCGGCCGATGAGCCGCCGACGCGCTTTTTCAAGTGTACCGAGTGTGGATACCGCTGGCGGGAGTACAACTGA
- a CDS encoding protein translocase SEC61 complex subunit gamma: protein MDVPYDLTSYVRVLKMATTPTTEEFLQVSKIAGAGVLLIGLVGFLIGTIMVFLTSGGGL from the coding sequence ATGGACGTTCCGTACGACCTCACCTCGTACGTTCGGGTGTTGAAAATGGCGACGACACCCACTACTGAGGAGTTCCTCCAGGTGTCGAAAATCGCCGGTGCAGGAGTCTTGCTGATCGGTCTCGTTGGATTCCTCATCGGTACGATCATGGTATTCCTGACCAGCGGTGGTGGCCTCTAA
- a CDS encoding mandelate racemase/muconate lactonizing enzyme family protein: MGVDYSQLHDPNAEYTMRDLSSETMGVTRERGGGRDVEITDVQTTMVDGNFPWTLVRIYTDAGIVGTGEAYWGAGAPELIERMAPFLQGENPLDIDRLTEHLVQKMSGEGSIGGVTVTAISGIEVALHDLAGKILDVPAYQLLGGKYRDEVRVYCDCHTEEEADPIACADEAERVVEELGYDALKFDLDVPSGHEKDRANRHLRGPEIEHKASIVEAITERVGSRADVAFDCHWSFSGGSAKRLTKRLEEYDIWWLEDPVPPENHDVQREVTQSTTTPITVGENVYRKHGQRRLLEEQAVDIIAPDMPKVGGMRETRKIADLADMYYVPVAMHNVASPVATVASAHVGAAIPNSLAVEYHSYELGWWSDLVEEDVIEDGYIEIPEEPGLGVTLDMDAVEAHMVEGEELFDEA; encoded by the coding sequence ATGGGAGTCGATTACTCACAGCTGCACGATCCGAACGCCGAGTATACGATGCGTGACCTCTCGAGCGAGACGATGGGAGTCACCCGTGAACGCGGCGGCGGCCGGGACGTCGAGATCACCGACGTCCAGACGACGATGGTGGACGGGAATTTCCCGTGGACCCTCGTCCGGATCTACACGGATGCGGGAATCGTCGGCACCGGTGAAGCCTACTGGGGGGCCGGCGCGCCGGAACTGATCGAGCGGATGGCGCCCTTCCTGCAGGGTGAGAACCCGCTGGACATCGATCGGTTGACCGAGCACCTCGTCCAGAAGATGTCCGGCGAGGGCTCGATCGGCGGCGTCACGGTCACCGCGATCTCGGGGATCGAGGTCGCGTTGCACGACCTCGCCGGAAAGATCCTCGACGTCCCGGCCTATCAGCTGCTTGGCGGCAAGTACCGCGACGAGGTCCGCGTCTACTGCGACTGTCACACCGAGGAGGAAGCCGATCCGATCGCCTGCGCCGATGAGGCCGAGCGCGTCGTCGAGGAACTGGGGTACGACGCCCTGAAGTTCGACCTCGACGTGCCCAGCGGTCACGAGAAGGACCGCGCGAACCGTCACCTCCGCGGCCCCGAGATCGAGCACAAGGCCTCGATCGTGGAAGCGATCACCGAGCGCGTCGGCTCCCGGGCCGACGTCGCCTTCGACTGCCACTGGAGTTTCTCGGGCGGCAGTGCGAAACGACTCACGAAGCGCCTCGAGGAGTACGATATCTGGTGGCTCGAGGACCCCGTCCCGCCGGAGAACCACGACGTCCAGCGGGAGGTCACCCAGTCGACGACGACGCCGATCACGGTCGGGGAGAACGTCTACCGGAAACACGGCCAGCGCCGACTGCTCGAGGAGCAGGCCGTCGACATCATCGCGCCGGACATGCCCAAAGTCGGCGGGATGCGCGAGACGCGGAAGATCGCCGATCTCGCGGACATGTACTACGTGCCGGTCGCGATGCACAACGTCGCCTCGCCGGTCGCGACCGTCGCCAGTGCCCACGTCGGCGCAGCCATCCCGAACTCGCTCGCAGTGGAGTACCACTCCTACGAACTCGGGTGGTGGTCGGACCTCGTCGAGGAGGACGTTATCGAGGACGGCTATATCGAGATTCCGGAAGAGCCCGGTCTGGGCGTCACGCTCGACATGGACGCCGTCGAGGCGCACATGGTTGAGGGCGAGGAGTTGTTTGACGAAGCGTGA
- a CDS encoding PHP domain-containing protein — protein sequence MTFRVDCHVKVLNDRVVERAKRAGLDAIVYAPHFTRLPEIRERAANYADDELLVIPAREVFTGSWRQRRHVLAIGLEDPVPDYIPLETAMAEFDRQGAAVLVPHPTFANVSFEEADLKAHAETIDAIEIFNPKHFRLHNRRARTLAESLSLPPFTSSYAHLPRTVGVGHTAFEAAIEREEELVTALRDGIARRVVYDNGLDRLTTTVSELAHLVYENTWKKVDRLFLSGTEPTHPTHIAYDGRFDDVSVY from the coding sequence ATGACGTTCCGAGTCGACTGCCACGTGAAGGTGCTCAACGACCGCGTGGTCGAGCGGGCGAAGCGAGCCGGCCTCGACGCGATCGTCTACGCACCTCACTTCACCCGCCTCCCGGAGATCCGCGAGCGCGCGGCGAACTACGCCGACGACGAGCTACTGGTGATCCCCGCCCGCGAGGTGTTCACCGGGTCGTGGCGACAGCGCAGACACGTCCTCGCCATCGGTCTCGAGGATCCCGTTCCGGATTATATCCCGCTCGAGACGGCGATGGCCGAGTTCGATCGACAGGGCGCGGCGGTGCTCGTCCCGCATCCGACCTTCGCGAACGTGAGCTTCGAGGAAGCCGATCTGAAGGCGCACGCGGAGACGATCGACGCGATCGAGATATTCAACCCGAAACACTTCCGATTGCACAATCGCCGCGCACGCACCCTCGCCGAGTCGCTCTCGCTCCCGCCGTTTACCTCCTCGTACGCCCATCTCCCGCGAACGGTCGGCGTCGGCCACACCGCCTTCGAGGCGGCCATCGAACGCGAGGAGGAACTCGTGACCGCGCTCAGGGACGGGATCGCACGCCGGGTCGTCTACGACAACGGCCTCGATCGGTTGACGACGACGGTGTCGGAACTCGCCCACCTCGTCTACGAGAACACCTGGAAGAAGGTCGATCGACTCTTCCTGTCGGGAACCGAGCCGACCCATCCCACCCACATCGCGTACGACGGTCGATTCGACGACGTGTCCGTCTATTAG
- a CDS encoding alanyl-tRNA editing protein: MTGQRAAAEPYATRFETEVTSIDGRRVWLERSHFYGASGGQPADRGTIGDIAVTDVELVDGEQVHVLAEEPSFRPGHRVLCSVDWSFRMYCMRAHTASHILAGAARRLLEDGSYAGLDIGPETVRVDLETAATVDDETLIELDETVNRVIWESRPVSWDDVPISEARERDALAFDAEADADAVEKGRVRVVTIEDETDNRSGNRLSGMTGPTDPWDATACGGTHVRNTREVGPVTVLGRSSPSAGVCRIEFAVGPQAIDRRTAEKRAAFAATSALDVDLEDVSDELERA, translated from the coding sequence ATGACCGGGCAACGGGCGGCGGCGGAGCCGTACGCCACGCGGTTCGAGACCGAAGTGACGTCGATCGACGGGCGGCGGGTCTGGCTCGAGCGGAGTCACTTCTACGGGGCGAGCGGCGGCCAGCCGGCCGATCGCGGGACGATCGGCGATATTGCCGTGACCGACGTCGAACTGGTCGACGGCGAGCAAGTTCACGTGCTGGCCGAGGAGCCGTCGTTTCGGCCGGGCCACCGCGTGCTGTGTTCGGTCGACTGGTCGTTCCGAATGTACTGCATGCGAGCCCACACTGCCAGTCACATCCTCGCGGGGGCCGCGCGGCGGCTGCTCGAGGACGGCTCGTACGCCGGCCTGGATATCGGCCCGGAGACGGTCCGGGTCGACCTCGAGACGGCGGCGACCGTCGACGACGAGACGCTGATCGAACTGGACGAAACGGTCAACCGCGTCATCTGGGAGTCGCGGCCGGTGTCGTGGGACGACGTCCCGATCTCGGAGGCGCGCGAGCGCGATGCGCTCGCGTTCGACGCCGAGGCCGACGCGGATGCCGTCGAGAAGGGCCGGGTTCGAGTGGTCACGATCGAAGACGAAACCGACAACCGAAGCGGGAATCGGCTCTCCGGGATGACCGGTCCGACGGATCCGTGGGACGCGACGGCCTGTGGCGGGACCCACGTCCGGAACACCCGCGAGGTCGGCCCCGTCACCGTGTTGGGCCGCTCGAGTCCGTCGGCGGGCGTCTGCCGGATCGAGTTCGCCGTCGGTCCGCAGGCGATCGATCGCCGAACGGCCGAGAAGCGGGCCGCCTTCGCCGCGACGTCGGCGTTAGACGTCGACCTCGAGGACGTGAGCGACGAACTCGAGCGCGCGTGA
- a CDS encoding GNAT family N-acetyltransferase, with amino-acid sequence MDAREQPAFASDASRRIYEYVERHGTAERRKLPDIVSLPSEEFRTCLEQLKSDGYLEEENGTLRIALEFGAIEKHELDEFTVTVRPGRQRDFDGLIETIRDVTAEETYVVAETIAEQLLYETAVTRHNAVQSRRFFVATVDGDVIGWTHLDLQQVDSVREVARQTVGVRDTYRGHGIGSTLLQRGVEWAEANGYRKLYNSIPVINETALEFLTAHGWNTEAIRKDHYTIDGEYVDEVMMAYEL; translated from the coding sequence ATGGACGCGAGAGAACAGCCGGCGTTCGCCTCCGATGCCAGCAGGCGCATTTACGAGTACGTCGAGCGGCACGGGACCGCCGAACGACGCAAATTACCGGACATCGTCTCCCTCCCGTCCGAAGAGTTTCGAACGTGTCTCGAGCAACTGAAATCGGACGGCTACCTCGAAGAGGAGAACGGAACGCTCCGGATCGCACTCGAGTTCGGTGCCATCGAAAAGCACGAATTGGACGAGTTTACCGTCACCGTTCGCCCCGGTCGTCAGCGGGACTTCGACGGCCTCATCGAGACGATCCGAGACGTTACGGCCGAAGAGACCTACGTCGTCGCCGAGACGATCGCCGAGCAACTCCTGTACGAAACCGCCGTCACCAGACACAACGCGGTGCAGTCCCGGCGGTTCTTCGTCGCGACTGTCGACGGGGATGTCATCGGGTGGACCCACCTCGATCTTCAGCAGGTTGACTCGGTTCGTGAAGTCGCCCGACAGACAGTTGGCGTTCGCGACACCTATCGTGGGCACGGGATCGGCAGCACGCTCCTCCAGCGAGGGGTCGAGTGGGCCGAAGCGAACGGGTATCGGAAACTCTACAACAGCATCCCCGTCATCAACGAGACCGCACTCGAGTTCCTCACGGCTCACGGCTGGAATACGGAAGCGATCCGGAAGGACCACTACACGATCGACGGCGAGTACGTCGACGAAGTGATGATGGCCTACGAACTGTAA
- the dinB gene encoding DNA polymerase IV yields MSDGPRLPGVDGEDDEDRIVCHVDADCFYASCERLREPDLRGEPLVVGMGYEEGDTIGAVATASYEAREFGVESAQAISTALERLPRRAAYEAGETDDDVEREETGYYRSVDMDYYESVASEVREILHECADTVREVSIDEAYLNVTERTAWEVADGFARHVRDRIRREVGVTVSVGVAPTMSTAKIASDFDKPDGLTVVEPGEIREFLAPLEVDLLHGVGPVTARELREMGLETAGDVAATDPEPLVDRFGERGRELYDRARGEDDRRVEPKGDPKSFSRESAFAEPVDAPAPKYELIDTLAAAVADRAQREGALYRTIGVKAVTPPYDVNTRERSLSGPVDDPELVDRIARDLFTEFESDPVRKLGVRVANLEFVAADQASLESWERSGDGFETDAGDGLSDGEPESDPEPAGDDPSAGQSSLADFS; encoded by the coding sequence ATGTCTGATGGGCCGCGGCTCCCGGGCGTCGACGGCGAGGACGACGAGGATCGTATCGTCTGCCACGTCGACGCCGACTGCTTCTACGCCTCCTGCGAGCGACTGCGCGAGCCCGACCTCCGTGGCGAACCCCTCGTCGTCGGGATGGGCTACGAGGAAGGAGACACCATCGGTGCGGTCGCCACCGCAAGCTACGAGGCCCGCGAGTTCGGCGTCGAGAGCGCCCAGGCCATCTCGACAGCTCTCGAGCGCCTCCCCAGACGCGCGGCCTACGAGGCCGGCGAAACGGACGACGACGTCGAGCGCGAGGAGACCGGCTACTACCGGTCCGTCGACATGGATTACTACGAGTCGGTCGCAAGCGAGGTCCGGGAGATCCTCCACGAGTGCGCCGACACGGTCCGCGAGGTGAGTATCGACGAGGCCTATCTCAACGTGACCGAACGCACCGCCTGGGAGGTCGCGGACGGCTTCGCCCGCCACGTCAGGGACCGCATCCGTCGGGAGGTCGGCGTCACCGTCAGCGTCGGCGTCGCACCGACGATGAGCACAGCCAAGATCGCTAGCGATTTCGACAAGCCGGACGGGCTCACAGTTGTCGAACCTGGCGAGATCCGGGAGTTCCTCGCGCCGCTCGAGGTCGACCTGCTCCACGGCGTCGGTCCCGTGACCGCCCGCGAGCTTCGGGAAATGGGCCTCGAGACGGCGGGCGATGTCGCCGCGACCGATCCGGAGCCGCTGGTCGACCGATTCGGCGAGCGCGGCCGGGAACTGTACGATCGCGCCCGCGGGGAGGACGATCGCCGGGTCGAGCCGAAGGGCGACCCCAAGAGCTTCTCTCGGGAATCCGCGTTCGCCGAGCCCGTCGACGCGCCCGCTCCGAAGTACGAACTGATCGACACCCTCGCGGCCGCCGTCGCGGACCGCGCGCAACGGGAAGGGGCGCTGTACCGGACCATCGGCGTCAAAGCCGTTACGCCGCCATATGACGTCAACACGCGCGAACGATCCCTCTCCGGGCCGGTCGACGACCCGGAACTCGTCGACCGCATCGCTCGAGACCTGTTCACCGAGTTCGAGTCCGATCCCGTGCGCAAACTCGGCGTCCGGGTGGCCAACCTCGAGTTCGTCGCCGCCGATCAGGCCAGCCTCGAGAGCTGGGAGCGGAGCGGGGACGGGTTCGAGACCGACGCGGGCGACGGGTTATCCGATGGGGAACCGGAATCGGACCCGGAACCAGCCGGCGACGACCCGTCAGCCGGGCAGTCGTCGCTCGCGGATTTCTCGTAA
- a CDS encoding multiprotein-bridging factor 1 family protein, translated as MAKYSTGSSGGGGGTNCELCGAESNSLRLATVAGAELEVCPDCAPHDDSQAHGRDRNRSGGNSSGSGSSGGSSSDGPSRTQKAAQNVAKANPVWDGDSEHWENEGTNYDDDQLPYLVSDYGETLVEARRDAGLQREELADELGAPEKDLLAVEQGRATQAGVGGGLIEALEERLDVTLAE; from the coding sequence ATGGCCAAATATTCGACCGGTTCGTCCGGCGGCGGTGGCGGGACGAACTGCGAACTCTGCGGTGCCGAGAGCAACTCGCTCAGGCTCGCAACGGTCGCCGGAGCCGAACTCGAGGTCTGTCCGGACTGCGCGCCACACGATGATTCGCAGGCCCACGGCCGGGATCGGAACCGGAGCGGCGGCAACTCGAGCGGGAGCGGCTCGAGCGGCGGGAGCTCGAGCGACGGGCCCAGCCGCACGCAGAAGGCGGCCCAGAACGTCGCGAAGGCGAACCCGGTCTGGGACGGCGACTCCGAACACTGGGAGAACGAGGGAACCAACTACGACGACGATCAGTTGCCGTATCTCGTTTCGGACTACGGCGAGACGCTCGTCGAGGCCAGACGGGACGCCGGTCTCCAGCGCGAGGAACTCGCCGACGAGCTCGGCGCACCGGAGAAAGACCTCCTCGCCGTCGAACAGGGACGCGCGACGCAGGCCGGCGTCGGCGGCGGCCTGATCGAGGCCCTCGAGGAGCGACTGGACGTGACGCTCGCCGAGTAA
- a CDS encoding S1C family serine protease, which yields MSLVGVATGVTPDQRTRRRVLRTVGATVAIGSLGVGSSAAQNGQEGEDGQEGQNGDGVDSPYTATYRDTIGSVVLVTVSGPRGRGGLGSGFVIDDQHVVTNNHVVQSAAEGGVELQFSNEEWRTASIVGTDPYSDLAVLRVEEMPDVASGLSIVDREPAIGREVLVLGNPLGLDASVSQGIVSGVDRVLPSPAGSSIPAAIQTDASVNPGNSGGPLVSLEGNVLGIVFAGADQTIGFAISSRLANRVIPALIEDGAYEHPFMGVAVQPVGPDIAEAIGLEEATGVLVTEVVPNAPADGVLQPAVPTQPGSGDVIVAIDGEEIQNQAQLLSYLALESSPGDTVELTVIRDGERGSVEVTLETRPEPRLPRTPIPGTPGEQPPTGP from the coding sequence ATGTCACTCGTCGGGGTCGCTACGGGCGTGACTCCAGATCAGCGCACGCGCAGACGAGTGCTCCGAACGGTCGGGGCCACTGTAGCGATCGGCAGCCTCGGGGTCGGCTCGAGTGCTGCGCAGAACGGACAGGAAGGGGAGGACGGGCAGGAGGGGCAGAACGGGGACGGTGTCGACAGTCCGTATACGGCGACGTATCGCGACACTATCGGGTCCGTCGTGCTGGTCACCGTCTCCGGCCCTCGCGGCCGCGGCGGACTGGGATCGGGGTTCGTCATCGACGATCAGCACGTCGTAACCAACAACCACGTCGTCCAGAGCGCGGCTGAGGGCGGCGTCGAACTACAGTTCAGCAACGAGGAGTGGCGGACCGCGTCGATCGTCGGTACCGACCCCTACAGCGATCTCGCCGTCCTTCGCGTCGAGGAGATGCCGGACGTTGCGTCCGGGCTGTCGATCGTCGATCGAGAGCCCGCCATCGGCCGGGAGGTACTCGTTCTCGGCAATCCGCTCGGGCTCGACGCCTCGGTCTCTCAGGGGATCGTCAGCGGCGTCGATCGAGTGCTGCCTAGCCCGGCGGGCTCCTCGATTCCGGCCGCGATCCAGACCGACGCGTCGGTCAACCCCGGCAACAGCGGCGGCCCGCTAGTGAGTCTCGAGGGCAACGTGCTCGGGATCGTCTTCGCCGGTGCCGATCAGACGATCGGGTTCGCGATCTCCTCGCGCCTCGCGAATCGGGTCATCCCCGCGCTCATCGAGGACGGCGCGTACGAACACCCGTTCATGGGTGTCGCCGTTCAGCCCGTGGGACCGGACATCGCCGAGGCGATTGGGCTCGAGGAGGCCACCGGCGTTCTCGTCACGGAAGTCGTCCCGAACGCGCCCGCCGACGGCGTTCTCCAGCCGGCGGTTCCCACTCAGCCGGGTAGCGGCGACGTGATCGTCGCCATCGACGGCGAGGAAATCCAGAATCAGGCACAGCTGCTCTCGTATCTCGCGCTCGAGTCGTCGCCCGGTGACACGGTCGAACTCACAGTCATCCGGGACGGCGAACGGGGGTCAGTCGAAGTGACGCTCGAGACGCGACCGGAACCCCGGCTACCACGGACACCGATTCCGGGGACACCGGGCGAACAACCGCCGACAGGCCCATGA